The Micropterus dolomieu isolate WLL.071019.BEF.003 ecotype Adirondacks linkage group LG20, ASM2129224v1, whole genome shotgun sequence genome has a segment encoding these proteins:
- the znf507 gene encoding zinc finger protein 507 isoform X3 — MSWEAVFNFILKVMEEISNVAVLITHSSTASSSSSTPSALGSLSQTQTQQAIVEDTSQSFQQKQAADSLIQVIEKLSKIVEKQPQRRSTLVGQKRALQQASFAGGGGGEEGTGASRGGPLYKKIKRNSKGQESAEEVRLGGSTADGALSSPVSGDSNNNITSVVMEVPGNPNSGQHKRTVTCYQCSLCPYVSQTLPLLKEHLKQHNEQNTDLILMCSKCRFTSRDQGQLEAHVRLHFDNGGNLKKNSTLSDACSEVMEEVVRQQDGDWTGSSGSRGTEVIKSSVDGSKELPQKTKWYSYEEYGLYRCLICSYVCSQQRMLKTHAWKHAGLVDCSYPIFEEEDGASARREAQAAANTAATREEVVVLSPVLQDKSLQKLPTAFKLQLYAAPLAVENKQDVNHPVSHLNLSPKAAEEEQESVYPIKDLTSEEPMVEVQVTTEAESEVEIDSHHDSTSVTDSLLSSAQKIINSSPNSAGHINVIVERLPSAEDSVMATNPLLLSTDVDRDKILLDAEEEERDHVGTTKEELVPGCSAGSTTDSQLVGADIQSSVAISSDPPRDENIPPSGRKRTHSESLRLHSLAAEALVAMPMRTPELSTSKVTLKTSTAQAQSPNTGEKLVEVATAGQKASDVATTAALLDLELHSKDREEDLGSLGLGEEDEEGPSTKAGISLSLLTVIERLRERSDQNASDEDILKELQDNAQFQNGAVAGVVAGNGAGSYMCSIPGMDGLVASPDGGLVDYIPGTERPYRCRLCRYSSGNKGYIKQHLRVHRQRQPYQCPICEHIASDSKDLECHMIHHCKTRMYQCKLCPNAFHYKSQLRNHEREHSSDVAALTAVTETVAMVEDAEPVTVEECGMQKMYKCDVCDYTSSTYVGVRNHRRIHNSDKPYRSSVEVFMEKHSSDVHVSPVMDEQMSRSRLMSTGGTWTYPNRPHRPKPSSLLKKQHRSNSLQLVSKSGWHDSIQS; from the exons ATGAGTTGGGAGGCTGTGTTCAACTTCATTCTAAAG GTCATGGAGGAGATCAGCAATGTAGCTGTACTCATCACACATTCCTCCacagcctcctcttcctcctccactccaTCAGCACTGGGCTCCCTCTCTCAAACCCAAACCCAGCAAGCGATAGTGGAGGACACCTCCCAGAGTtttcagcagaaacaagctgctGACTCTCTCATCCAGGTCATTGAGAAGCTCAGCAAAATTGTGGAGAAGCAGCCCCAGCGCCGCAGCACCTTGGTGGGACAGAAAAGAGCACTCCAACAGGCCTCTTTTgctgggggaggaggaggtgaggaggggACGGGGGCCAGCAGAGGAGGCCCTCTCTATAAGAAAATTAAGAGGAACAGTAAGGGGCAGGAAAGCGCAGAGGAAGTGAGATTAGGTGGCAGCACGGCTGATGGCGCTCTTTCCTCACCTGTGTCAGGTGACAGTAACAACAACATCACCTCTGTGGTAATGGAGGTACCCGGCAACCCCAACAGCGGCCAACACAAGCGGACAGTGACGTGCTATCAGTGCAGCCTGTGCCCATATGTCTCCCAAACGCTGCCTCTGCTGAAAGAGCACCTGAAGCAACACAATGAGCAAAACACTGACCTCATCCTCATGTGCTCCAAGTGTCGCTTTACCTCCAGAGACCAGGGGCAGCTGGAGGCACATGTCAGGCTGCACTTCGACAACGGTGGAAACCTGAAGAAGAATTCCACTCTGTCGGATGCTTGTAGTGAAGTCATGGAAGAGGTTGTAAGACAGCAGGATGGGGACTGGACTGGGAGCAGCGGCAGTAGAGGAACAGAGGTGATCAAGAGCTCAGTGGACGGTTCCAAGGAGCTACCACAGAAGACAAAATGGTATAGCTATGAAGAGTATGGATTGTACCGCTGCCTGATCTGCAGCTATGTGTGCAGCCAGCAGCGAATGCTCAAGACCCATGCCTGGAAGCACGCAGGCCTGGTCGACTGCTCTTACCCCATCTTCGAGGAAGAAGATGGGGCTTCCGCAAGGAGAGAGGCACAGGCTGCAGCTAACACTGCCGCAACCAGAGAGGAAGTAGTTGTTCTGTCTCCAGTTCTTCAAGATAAAAGTCTGCAAAAGCTGCCCACTGCCTTCAAGCTGCAGCTGTATGCTGCTCCATTGGCTGTTGAGAACAAACAGGATGTGAATCATCCGGTTTCTCATCTCAATCTAAGTCCAAAAGCAGCAGAGGAAGAGCAGGAAAGTGTGTACCCTATCAAAGACCTGACCTCCGAGGAGCCCATGGTGGAGGTGCAGGTGACGACGGAGGCGGAGTCTGAGGTGGAGATTGATAGTCACCATGACAGCACCTCTGTCACAGACAGCTTACTGTCATCAGCTCAGAAGATTATCAACAGCAGTCCCAACAGTGCCGGCCATATCAACGTGATCGTAGAACGCCTGCCTTCAGCTGAGGATTCAGTCATGGCGACTAATCCACTTCTTCTCAGCACAGACGTGGACAGGGACAAGATCCTGCTGgatgcagaggaggaagagcgtGACCATGTGGGTACTACAAAGGAGGAGTTGGTCCCTGGCTGCAGTGCGGGAAGCACAACTGACAGCCAGCTAGTAGGAGCTGATATCCAATCATCTGTCGCTATAAGTAGCGACCCTCCACGGGATGAAAACATTCCCCCATCTGGTCGCAAGAGGACACATTCTGAGTCTCTCCGTCTGCACTCTCTGGCTGCTGAGGCCCTGGTAGCTATGCCTATGAGGACCCCCGAGCTCTCCACCTCCAAAGTAACACTGAAGACCAGTACAGCCCAGGCACAGAGCCCAAACACGGGCGAGAAACTCGTAGAGGTGGCTACAGCTGGACAGAAGGCTTCTGATGTAGCGACAACAGCAGCTCTGTTGGATTTGGAGCTTCATAGcaaggacagagaggaagattTGGGGTCCCTGGGCCTTGgggaggaagacgaggagggCCCTTCCACTAAAGCCGGCATCAGCCTGTCACTGCTCACCGTCATTGAAAGACTCAGAGAGCGCTCGGACCAGAATGCGTCAGATGAGGATATCTTGAAGGAGCTTCAGGACAACGCGCAGTTCCAAAACGGAGCCGTGGCCGGTGTGGTCGCAGGAAACGGCGCTGGGAGTTACATGTGTAGCATCCCAGGAATGGACGGGTTGGTCGCCTCTCCTGATGGCGGTCTGGTGGACTACATCCCCGGCACTGAAAGGCCATACCGGTGCCGCCTTTGTCGCTACAGCAGCGGCAATAAGGGCTACATTAAGCAGCATCTACGGGTGCACAGGCAGAGGCAGCCGTATCAGTGTCCCATCTGTGAACACATTGCCTCAGACAGTAAGGACCTGGAGTGCCATATGATCCACCACTGCAAGACCAGGATGTACCAATGTAAGCTGTGCCCAAATGCCTTCCACTACAAG AGTCAGTTAAGAAATCATGAAAGGGAGCACAGCAGTGACGTGGCAGCCCTCACAGCAGTCACTGAAACCGTGGCCATGGTGGAAGATGCAGAGCCAGTAACAGTTGAAG AATGTGGTATGCAGAAGATGTATAAGTGCGATGTGTGTGACTACACCAGCTCTACATATGTTGGGGTGAGGAACCACCGGCGGATTCATAACTCTGACAAGCCTTATCG AAGCTCTGTGGAAGTTTTTATGGAGAAACATTCTTCAGATGTACATGTTTCACCTGTAATGGATGAACAGATGTCAAGAAGTCGCCTCATGTCAACAGGTGGGACCTGGACCTACCCAAACAGACCACACAGGCCCAAACCCAGCAGTTTGTTAAAGAAACAACATAGAAGCAATTCACTGCAATTGGTTTCTAAGAGTGGATGGCATGACAGCATTCAAAGTTAA
- the znf507 gene encoding zinc finger protein 507 isoform X4, whose translation MSWEAVFNFILKVMEEISNVAVLITHSSTASSSSSTPSALGSLSQTQTQQAIVEDTSQSFQQKQAADSLIQVIEKLSKIVEKQPQRRSTLVGQKRALQQASFAGGGGGEEGTGASRGGPLYKKIKRNSKGQESAEEVRLGGSTADGALSSPVSGDSNNNITSVVMEVPGNPNSGQHKRTVTCYQCSLCPYVSQTLPLLKEHLKQHNEQNTDLILMCSKCRFTSRDQGQLEAHVRLHFDNGGNLKKNSTLSDACSEVMEEVVRQQDGDWTGSSGSRGTEVIKSSVDGSKELPQKTKWYSYEEYGLYRCLICSYVCSQQRMLKTHAWKHAGLVDCSYPIFEEEDGASARREAQAAANTAATREEVVVLSPVLQDKSLQKLPTAFKLQLYAAPLAVENKQDVNHPVSHLNLSPKAAEEEQESVYPIKDLTSEEPMVEVQVTTEAESEVEIDSHHDSTSVTDSLLSSAQKIINSSPNSAGHINVIVERLPSAEDSVMATNPLLLSTDVDRDKILLDAEEEERDHVGTTKEELVPGCSAGSTTDSQLVGADIQSSVAISSDPPRDENIPPSGRKRTHSESLRLHSLAAEALVAMPMRTPELSTSKVTLKTSTAQAQSPNTGEKLVEVATAGQKASDVATTAALLDLELHSKDREEDLGSLGLGEEDEEGPSTKAGISLSLLTVIERLRERSDQNASDEDILKELQDNAQFQNGAVAGVVAGNGAGSYMCSIPGMDGLVASPDGGLVDYIPGTERPYRCRLCRYSSGNKGYIKQHLRVHRQRQPYQCPICEHIASDSKDLECHMIHHCKTRMYQCKLCPNAFHYKSQLRNHEREHSSDVAALTAVTETVAMVEDAEPVTVEECGMQKMYKCDVCDYTSSTYVGVRNHRRIHNSDKPYRWDLDLPKQTTQAQTQQFVKETT comes from the exons ATGAGTTGGGAGGCTGTGTTCAACTTCATTCTAAAG GTCATGGAGGAGATCAGCAATGTAGCTGTACTCATCACACATTCCTCCacagcctcctcttcctcctccactccaTCAGCACTGGGCTCCCTCTCTCAAACCCAAACCCAGCAAGCGATAGTGGAGGACACCTCCCAGAGTtttcagcagaaacaagctgctGACTCTCTCATCCAGGTCATTGAGAAGCTCAGCAAAATTGTGGAGAAGCAGCCCCAGCGCCGCAGCACCTTGGTGGGACAGAAAAGAGCACTCCAACAGGCCTCTTTTgctgggggaggaggaggtgaggaggggACGGGGGCCAGCAGAGGAGGCCCTCTCTATAAGAAAATTAAGAGGAACAGTAAGGGGCAGGAAAGCGCAGAGGAAGTGAGATTAGGTGGCAGCACGGCTGATGGCGCTCTTTCCTCACCTGTGTCAGGTGACAGTAACAACAACATCACCTCTGTGGTAATGGAGGTACCCGGCAACCCCAACAGCGGCCAACACAAGCGGACAGTGACGTGCTATCAGTGCAGCCTGTGCCCATATGTCTCCCAAACGCTGCCTCTGCTGAAAGAGCACCTGAAGCAACACAATGAGCAAAACACTGACCTCATCCTCATGTGCTCCAAGTGTCGCTTTACCTCCAGAGACCAGGGGCAGCTGGAGGCACATGTCAGGCTGCACTTCGACAACGGTGGAAACCTGAAGAAGAATTCCACTCTGTCGGATGCTTGTAGTGAAGTCATGGAAGAGGTTGTAAGACAGCAGGATGGGGACTGGACTGGGAGCAGCGGCAGTAGAGGAACAGAGGTGATCAAGAGCTCAGTGGACGGTTCCAAGGAGCTACCACAGAAGACAAAATGGTATAGCTATGAAGAGTATGGATTGTACCGCTGCCTGATCTGCAGCTATGTGTGCAGCCAGCAGCGAATGCTCAAGACCCATGCCTGGAAGCACGCAGGCCTGGTCGACTGCTCTTACCCCATCTTCGAGGAAGAAGATGGGGCTTCCGCAAGGAGAGAGGCACAGGCTGCAGCTAACACTGCCGCAACCAGAGAGGAAGTAGTTGTTCTGTCTCCAGTTCTTCAAGATAAAAGTCTGCAAAAGCTGCCCACTGCCTTCAAGCTGCAGCTGTATGCTGCTCCATTGGCTGTTGAGAACAAACAGGATGTGAATCATCCGGTTTCTCATCTCAATCTAAGTCCAAAAGCAGCAGAGGAAGAGCAGGAAAGTGTGTACCCTATCAAAGACCTGACCTCCGAGGAGCCCATGGTGGAGGTGCAGGTGACGACGGAGGCGGAGTCTGAGGTGGAGATTGATAGTCACCATGACAGCACCTCTGTCACAGACAGCTTACTGTCATCAGCTCAGAAGATTATCAACAGCAGTCCCAACAGTGCCGGCCATATCAACGTGATCGTAGAACGCCTGCCTTCAGCTGAGGATTCAGTCATGGCGACTAATCCACTTCTTCTCAGCACAGACGTGGACAGGGACAAGATCCTGCTGgatgcagaggaggaagagcgtGACCATGTGGGTACTACAAAGGAGGAGTTGGTCCCTGGCTGCAGTGCGGGAAGCACAACTGACAGCCAGCTAGTAGGAGCTGATATCCAATCATCTGTCGCTATAAGTAGCGACCCTCCACGGGATGAAAACATTCCCCCATCTGGTCGCAAGAGGACACATTCTGAGTCTCTCCGTCTGCACTCTCTGGCTGCTGAGGCCCTGGTAGCTATGCCTATGAGGACCCCCGAGCTCTCCACCTCCAAAGTAACACTGAAGACCAGTACAGCCCAGGCACAGAGCCCAAACACGGGCGAGAAACTCGTAGAGGTGGCTACAGCTGGACAGAAGGCTTCTGATGTAGCGACAACAGCAGCTCTGTTGGATTTGGAGCTTCATAGcaaggacagagaggaagattTGGGGTCCCTGGGCCTTGgggaggaagacgaggagggCCCTTCCACTAAAGCCGGCATCAGCCTGTCACTGCTCACCGTCATTGAAAGACTCAGAGAGCGCTCGGACCAGAATGCGTCAGATGAGGATATCTTGAAGGAGCTTCAGGACAACGCGCAGTTCCAAAACGGAGCCGTGGCCGGTGTGGTCGCAGGAAACGGCGCTGGGAGTTACATGTGTAGCATCCCAGGAATGGACGGGTTGGTCGCCTCTCCTGATGGCGGTCTGGTGGACTACATCCCCGGCACTGAAAGGCCATACCGGTGCCGCCTTTGTCGCTACAGCAGCGGCAATAAGGGCTACATTAAGCAGCATCTACGGGTGCACAGGCAGAGGCAGCCGTATCAGTGTCCCATCTGTGAACACATTGCCTCAGACAGTAAGGACCTGGAGTGCCATATGATCCACCACTGCAAGACCAGGATGTACCAATGTAAGCTGTGCCCAAATGCCTTCCACTACAAG AGTCAGTTAAGAAATCATGAAAGGGAGCACAGCAGTGACGTGGCAGCCCTCACAGCAGTCACTGAAACCGTGGCCATGGTGGAAGATGCAGAGCCAGTAACAGTTGAAG AATGTGGTATGCAGAAGATGTATAAGTGCGATGTGTGTGACTACACCAGCTCTACATATGTTGGGGTGAGGAACCACCGGCGGATTCATAACTCTGACAAGCCTTATCG GTGGGACCTGGACCTACCCAAACAGACCACACAGGCCCAAACCCAGCAGTTTGTTAAAGAAACAACATAG